The Sulfurimonas lithotrophica genome includes a region encoding these proteins:
- a CDS encoding methylaspartate mutase yields MNLLQEERKIILSNEHVDNFDFAEVEEFVKNANKELFISHHFAQKKKMLVQPRGGFPTYKKQFALNEFFVNANVDVLPLTIDSNTRLNDYATAKKMLRLSEESEVDMLNGYPLVNHGYRTTRKMVTHFNKPVSLRHGTPDARLLIETAIASGIFEIEGGPITYLLPYSKNFPLDKAFLYWKYVEKVCANYSKLNLPINRESFGPLTATLVPPAITIVIQLLEMLLSLEEGVKSFSVSFSQTGSMNQDIVMGHVIKKMAKKYAESINCGDATINLVYHQWMGAFPTNKDFAEQLINMSTVIASMVGADKIITKTREEASGIPTKEANAKTVANTQYTLGILNGLPNIKDEEEEEILTLEVEAIMEAVFNDSADTLWRKVFNSIKNGTIDVPFSPHIINHNEMITIRDTNKNIRIIKRGNVPIPDKCFEYEKSKCDLSKDTTSIVNDIIHDIGIMQ; encoded by the coding sequence ATGAATTTATTGCAAGAAGAACGTAAAATAATCCTCTCAAACGAACACGTTGACAACTTTGACTTTGCCGAGGTTGAAGAGTTTGTAAAAAATGCGAACAAAGAGCTTTTTATATCTCATCATTTTGCCCAAAAGAAAAAGATGCTTGTTCAACCTCGCGGTGGATTCCCGACATATAAAAAACAGTTTGCACTAAATGAGTTTTTTGTAAATGCAAATGTTGACGTACTGCCACTGACTATTGACTCCAACACACGTCTTAACGATTATGCTACTGCTAAAAAGATGCTTCGTTTAAGTGAAGAGAGTGAAGTAGATATGTTAAACGGTTATCCGCTTGTAAATCATGGTTACCGCACAACTAGAAAGATGGTTACTCACTTTAACAAGCCTGTGTCACTTCGCCACGGTACACCTGATGCAAGACTGCTTATAGAGACTGCCATAGCATCAGGTATTTTTGAGATTGAGGGCGGACCTATTACATATCTACTGCCGTACTCAAAAAACTTCCCTCTTGATAAAGCATTCCTTTACTGGAAGTATGTTGAGAAAGTATGTGCTAACTACTCAAAACTAAACCTGCCTATAAACCGTGAGTCTTTTGGACCTCTTACGGCTACACTTGTTCCGCCTGCCATAACCATAGTTATTCAACTTTTAGAGATGCTTCTGTCTTTAGAAGAGGGTGTTAAGTCTTTCTCTGTTTCATTTTCGCAAACGGGTTCTATGAACCAAGACATAGTTATGGGACATGTTATCAAAAAGATGGCTAAGAAATATGCAGAGTCTATAAACTGCGGTGACGCTACCATCAACTTAGTATATCATCAGTGGATGGGAGCTTTCCCGACTAACAAAGATTTTGCAGAACAGCTTATAAATATGTCAACCGTTATAGCATCTATGGTCGGAGCTGATAAAATCATCACTAAAACACGTGAAGAAGCTTCGGGTATCCCTACAAAAGAGGCAAATGCAAAAACTGTTGCAAATACTCAGTACACTCTTGGCATCTTAAACGGTCTTCCAAATATAAAAGATGAAGAGGAAGAGGAAATTTTAACTCTTGAAGTCGAGGCTATTATGGAAGCTGTGTTTAACGACTCAGCCGATACCCTTTGGAGAAAAGTGTTTAACTCTATCAAAAACGGGACAATTGACGTGCCTTTCTCGCCGCACATCATCAACCATAACGAGATGATAACAATACGTGATACAAATAAAAATATCCGCATCATTAAACGCGGGAACGTGCCTATACCTGATAAGTGTTTTGAATATGAAAAATCAAAATGTGACTTGAGTAAAGATACTACAAGTATAGTTAACGATATTATCCACGATATAGGGATTATGCAATGA
- a CDS encoding AMP-binding protein: protein MSINCIRTLIEDSARTHADKTALVFNEKSLSYAELFAKVNQVALYLSELDLPKGSRIGIYSNKGIEQVIAILAILSTDYVLVPLTKLLKPEQVEYIINDCDIKCIITDKLKLENIEEIDFKGKIISYETTSSDIPSFDEIYKYYNKPYVCDINGHDNAVITYSFGLTGTPKGIVISHRNLIDSARVVTQYLDINEDDVISGLLIFNLDYGLNQIFCSLYRRATLALHRFILPDDFFNHIIDDKVTVLPLMPINITKIFDEDMGRAPSSELLENVKTITSSGGNVTKKMIQDCKRTFVNAKFYSMHGLTEAFRSTYLDPSQIEIRPDSIGKAIPDVELYVINEEGKECAPREVGELIHRGGYIYKGFWNAPKENAERFKSVNILKDVVNLEGQLTDELVVASGDYVYKDEEGYFYFVSRHDDMIKTRGFRVSPLEIESVVVKNFPLIEQCVVFSIKNEEIEEEIVLVYSAKSEIAPKELLFELKKHLASYMLPGKIIYKKSLPLVQSDKNKVNVEELKKELTNS from the coding sequence ATGAGTATTAATTGTATAAGAACATTGATAGAAGATTCTGCTCGTACACATGCTGATAAAACAGCCTTGGTTTTTAATGAAAAGAGCCTAAGTTATGCTGAACTTTTTGCTAAGGTTAATCAAGTAGCTTTATATCTTAGTGAGTTAGACCTACCAAAAGGCTCACGTATAGGTATATACTCAAATAAAGGGATTGAGCAGGTTATCGCAATACTTGCTATTTTATCAACCGACTATGTTTTAGTTCCACTTACCAAATTGCTTAAGCCTGAACAGGTTGAGTACATTATCAACGACTGTGATATCAAATGTATTATAACAGACAAACTAAAACTGGAAAACATAGAAGAGATAGACTTTAAGGGTAAGATAATATCTTATGAAACAACATCTAGCGATATTCCGTCGTTTGACGAGATTTACAAGTACTACAACAAACCGTATGTATGTGACATAAACGGACATGACAATGCAGTTATAACTTACTCATTTGGTTTAACAGGTACTCCAAAAGGTATAGTTATCTCACACAGAAATCTTATCGATTCTGCACGTGTTGTTACTCAGTACTTAGATATAAATGAAGACGACGTAATATCAGGGCTTTTGATTTTCAATCTTGATTATGGTCTGAACCAAATCTTTTGTTCACTTTACAGACGTGCAACTTTGGCACTTCACAGATTCATTCTTCCTGATGACTTTTTTAATCATATAATAGATGACAAAGTTACGGTACTTCCGTTAATGCCTATAAATATAACTAAAATATTTGATGAAGATATGGGAAGAGCTCCAAGCAGTGAATTATTAGAGAATGTAAAAACTATAACTTCATCTGGCGGAAACGTAACTAAAAAAATGATTCAAGATTGTAAAAGAACATTTGTTAATGCCAAGTTTTACTCTATGCACGGTCTGACTGAAGCGTTCCGCTCAACTTATCTTGACCCGAGCCAGATAGAGATAAGACCTGATTCTATCGGTAAGGCTATACCTGATGTTGAACTATATGTTATTAACGAAGAGGGTAAGGAATGTGCACCTCGCGAAGTCGGTGAGCTTATCCACAGAGGCGGTTATATCTACAAAGGTTTTTGGAACGCTCCAAAAGAGAATGCAGAGAGATTTAAATCGGTTAATATTTTAAAAGATGTAGTTAACCTCGAAGGTCAGCTTACTGATGAGCTTGTTGTAGCATCTGGGGACTATGTATATAAAGATGAAGAGGGTTATTTTTATTTTGTATCTCGCCATGACGATATGATAAAAACAAGAGGTTTTCGTGTATCGCCGCTTGAGATAGAATCGGTTGTAGTTAAAAACTTCCCATTAATAGAACAGTGCGTAGTGTTCTCTATAAAAAATGAAGAGATAGAAGAGGAGATAGTATTAGTTTACTCGGCAAAAAGCGAGATAGCTCCAAAAGAGCTGCTTTTTGAGCTTAAAAAGCATCTGGCTTCATATATGCTACCTGGAAAAATAATATATAAAAAATCACTTCCACTTGTTCAAAGTGATAAAAACAAAGTAAATGTTGAAGAGTTAAAAAAAGAGTTGACAAACTCATAA
- a CDS encoding response regulator transcription factor, producing the protein MKKKLLLLEDDIALNETVVDYFENLDYEIVSVFSGNDALDAIYENNFDLLLLDVNVPDINGFEILKTIRKQDNTTPAIFITSLNSMADLESGYESGCDDYIRKPFALKELKLRVESILKREFFHISDTKVEVDSNIYYDTSNDILNIDGKEIQLNNKDAKLLKLFLQNKEKTLTHETIYDTLWDYDEEVSESALRTYIKNLRKLLGKEKIVSIKKLGYRFTSK; encoded by the coding sequence ATGAAAAAGAAACTCCTGCTTCTTGAAGATGATATAGCTTTAAACGAGACCGTTGTTGATTACTTTGAAAACTTAGATTATGAGATAGTCTCTGTTTTTAGCGGTAACGATGCACTCGATGCCATCTATGAGAACAACTTTGACTTGCTTCTTTTAGATGTAAATGTTCCTGACATCAACGGTTTTGAGATTTTAAAAACTATCCGTAAGCAAGACAACACTACCCCTGCCATTTTCATAACATCGCTTAACTCAATGGCAGATTTGGAAAGCGGATATGAGAGCGGTTGTGATGATTACATACGAAAACCGTTTGCACTAAAAGAGTTAAAGCTAAGAGTCGAGAGCATATTAAAGCGGGAATTTTTTCATATATCTGACACAAAAGTAGAAGTAGATTCAAACATCTATTACGACACATCAAATGACATCTTAAATATAGACGGCAAAGAGATACAGTTAAACAACAAAGATGCAAAACTTTTAAAACTGTTTTTACAAAACAAAGAGAAGACTTTAACCCATGAGACCATATATGATACACTTTGGGATTATGATGAAGAGGTGAGTGAGAGTGCACTTCGCACATACATAAAAAACTTGCGAAAACTTTTGGGAAAGGAAAAAATTGTCAGTATTAAAAAGCTTGGATATAGATTTACCTCAAAGTGA
- a CDS encoding thioredoxin family protein, giving the protein MTEVLELTDKTYPSFIEDTKKVVFIDFYSETCAPCQSLLTILPLLAEHYQDEDVVIAKVNSELNPKLSAKFMVKSVPLTLVIGQDKMVKKADVGLKTIDAYVKMIDKALGKDLGLFARLFG; this is encoded by the coding sequence ATGACGGAAGTATTAGAACTTACAGATAAGACTTATCCCTCTTTTATAGAGGACACAAAAAAAGTAGTATTTATAGATTTTTACTCAGAGACTTGCGCACCGTGTCAAAGTCTCTTAACTATTCTGCCTTTGTTAGCCGAGCACTACCAAGATGAAGATGTAGTTATAGCAAAGGTAAATAGTGAACTAAATCCAAAACTAAGTGCCAAGTTTATGGTAAAAAGCGTGCCTTTGACTTTAGTGATAGGTCAGGATAAGATGGTAAAAAAAGCCGATGTGGGTTTAAAGACTATAGATGCATATGTAAAAATGATAGATAAAGCCCTGGGAAAAGACCTAGGACTTTTTGCCAGATTGTTCGGCTAG
- the rraA gene encoding ribonuclease E activity regulator RraA → MDFFTADICDEHFDKVITLNPDFKNYGGASKCKGEVVTVKLDKNNSELIKILRDEDGTGKVVVVDVREEYFAVVGENLMKFAHQNNYAGIIVNGYIRDTFQIKDIPVALYALGTCPHKYIPTTEGERGVHLTFGGASFDNGDYIYADTDGIIVTESPLV, encoded by the coding sequence ATGGACTTTTTTACGGCAGATATTTGTGATGAACATTTCGATAAGGTTATAACGCTAAATCCCGACTTTAAAAATTACGGCGGGGCATCAAAATGTAAAGGTGAAGTTGTAACTGTAAAACTGGATAAAAACAATTCTGAGCTTATAAAAATTCTTCGTGATGAAGACGGTACGGGTAAAGTAGTAGTTGTAGATGTGAGAGAGGAATACTTTGCGGTTGTAGGTGAGAATCTAATGAAGTTTGCTCATCAGAACAACTATGCTGGTATCATTGTAAATGGTTATATCCGTGATACTTTTCAGATAAAAGATATTCCCGTTGCACTTTATGCACTCGGGACTTGTCCGCACAAGTATATCCCTACAACTGAAGGTGAGAGAGGTGTGCATCTGACCTTTGGCGGTGCCAGTTTTGATAATGGGGATTATATCTATGCAGATACGGACGGAATTATAGTTACAGAGAGTCCTTTGGTTTAA
- the glmS gene encoding methylaspartate mutase subunit S, translating to MKVVTGVVGNDIHVVANRLIELSLDARGFEVFNLGVNTYLEEFFDAVVETGADILLISSLNGEAEGWAREVKLLKSKYKTLDDLVMVIGGNLVVGTADADVIVPKYKNYGFDLVFHQVDLNTGLDTLEEFIKERQAS from the coding sequence ATGAAAGTAGTAACAGGGGTAGTTGGAAACGACATACACGTGGTAGCCAACAGACTTATAGAACTCTCTTTGGATGCAAGGGGTTTTGAGGTTTTTAACTTAGGTGTAAACACATACCTAGAAGAGTTTTTTGATGCAGTGGTTGAAACCGGTGCGGATATTCTTCTCATATCTTCATTAAACGGTGAAGCGGAAGGTTGGGCAAGAGAGGTAAAACTTCTAAAGTCAAAGTACAAAACACTTGATGATTTGGTAATGGTCATAGGCGGAAACTTGGTGGTAGGTACTGCAGATGCAGACGTAATAGTTCCAAAATACAAAAACTACGGTTTTGATTTAGTATTTCATCAAGTGGATTTAAATACGGGACTTGACACTTTAGAAGAGTTTATAAAAGAGAGACAAGCTTCATGA
- a CDS encoding sensor histidine kinase translates to MSVLKSLDIDLPQSEKKTLFRFLFLYIFFTLVILLLTASIYYKLQKELAASQRSVLLSDYTNHFISDLKGTDANISKLLKDKNYEVSLYADNYKLLYSNAQKPIKSLTKITDTINKTIRYMTNPKEYYLNTHYVLVEIIDDKKWLKITIKNIIIYSLVFFTAMIVIGYFLLKLFLKPMRDALHLLDTFIKDTTHELNTPVSTIMTNIELIDKENIEDKYLVKILNRIEIGTKTISNIYDDLSFLILNNKVISNNQDINLKNLIEQRVEYFYILANIKKIKVTTKLNPNIFLNIDEKKISKLIDNILSNAIKYNKIGGSIYIKLDEGKLSIIDSGKGIKQENINLMFDRYARFDKIVGGFGIGLNIVKMICDEYDLSIKIDSEPDKYTQVTISW, encoded by the coding sequence TTGTCAGTATTAAAAAGCTTGGATATAGATTTACCTCAAAGTGAAAAGAAAACGCTTTTTAGGTTTTTATTTCTTTACATTTTTTTTACACTTGTCATACTGCTCCTAACTGCATCCATATACTACAAGCTTCAAAAAGAACTGGCAGCTTCGCAAAGGAGTGTACTCTTAAGTGATTACACGAATCATTTTATAAGTGATTTAAAAGGAACGGATGCAAATATTTCAAAACTATTAAAAGACAAAAATTACGAAGTATCTCTTTATGCAGATAACTACAAACTTTTATATTCTAATGCACAAAAACCCATAAAATCACTTACCAAAATAACAGATACTATAAACAAAACTATTCGCTATATGACCAATCCAAAAGAGTACTACCTAAATACACATTATGTTTTGGTAGAGATTATAGATGATAAAAAGTGGCTAAAAATTACAATCAAAAATATCATCATATACAGTTTAGTTTTTTTTACAGCTATGATAGTTATAGGTTACTTTTTACTAAAACTATTCTTAAAACCTATGAGAGATGCACTGCATTTGCTAGATACTTTTATAAAAGACACTACACATGAGCTAAATACTCCCGTTAGTACAATTATGACAAATATTGAACTTATAGACAAAGAGAACATAGAAGACAAATATCTAGTAAAAATTCTAAACAGAATAGAGATAGGTACAAAAACCATCTCCAATATATATGACGATTTAAGCTTTTTGATACTTAACAACAAGGTTATCTCAAATAACCAAGATATAAATTTAAAAAATTTAATCGAACAAAGAGTTGAGTACTTTTACATCTTAGCAAATATAAAAAAGATAAAAGTTACGACAAAGTTAAATCCAAATATTTTTTTAAACATAGATGAAAAAAAAATCTCAAAACTGATTGATAATATATTGTCAAACGCTATCAAATACAATAAAATCGGAGGCTCTATCTATATAAAACTAGATGAAGGAAAATTATCTATTATAGACAGCGGGAAAGGTATCAAACAAGAAAATATAAACTTGATGTTTGATAGATACGCAAGATTTGATAAGATAGTTGGCGGATTTGGAATAGGTCTAAATATCGTAAAAATGATATGTGACGAGTACGATTTAAGTATAAAAATAGATTCCGAACCTGACAAATACACGCAAGTTACTATATCTTGGTAA
- a CDS encoding c-type cytochrome has protein sequence MKTINKVILGLTLIGSLTSLAAADGATIFKKCAGCHGMNAEKKALGKSQVIKGWQASKTEAALKGYKDGSYGGPMKALMKGQVATLNDEQIKSLAKYIESK, from the coding sequence ATGAAAACAATTAATAAAGTTATATTAGGACTGACACTAATAGGTTCATTAACAAGTTTAGCTGCAGCAGACGGAGCAACTATATTTAAAAAATGTGCAGGCTGTCACGGGATGAATGCCGAGAAAAAAGCTTTAGGTAAATCTCAGGTTATTAAAGGTTGGCAAGCAAGCAAAACAGAAGCTGCTCTAAAAGGTTACAAAGACGGAAGTTACGGAGGGCCTATGAAAGCTCTTATGAAAGGTCAGGTAGCTACTTTAAATGACGAACAAATCAAATCTTTAGCTAAATATATAGAGTCTAAATAA
- a CDS encoding glutamate mutase L, with amino-acid sequence MSQNKLLIDIGSTYFKVSTPQSIEQHFRDFNKDIHDDLTHKCGDVIKGFNKEDVYICSSANGGLSTLIIGLTESYSLKYAKNIAFNSGINIIETVMYQNIEEYSLPSDLIDVVIIVGGIDSKENIFSTPLFNYLENLKYSNIVYVGSEKEADNLAKNIENLVMLPNIIDDKLHIIEENLKEYLTNLYQADIEGKEDIKSLYDITSNQIYSTPYIVNKTLPLIDANFSVVDPFILIDIGGATTDIHYSKDLVDENIVTENEYDRLVFKKLGVYKSKESLIFAAKNNEFTYELLTHLKVTENIFEESSEKALKVLMQLAIFLVLTKMSHYKQAYVNLKLLSINSIVLTGGITKVLNDDEVADIISFFYKKILNSEHNPTVVMDKNYDIWTLANKG; translated from the coding sequence ATGAGTCAAAATAAACTTTTAATAGATATAGGAAGTACGTATTTCAAAGTAAGTACACCACAAAGTATTGAACAGCATTTTCGTGATTTTAACAAAGATATACATGATGACTTGACTCATAAGTGTGGTGATGTTATAAAAGGTTTTAACAAAGAGGACGTATATATCTGCTCATCTGCAAACGGTGGTTTAAGTACGCTTATTATCGGTCTTACAGAATCATATTCGCTTAAGTATGCTAAAAACATAGCTTTTAACTCGGGTATAAACATCATCGAGACTGTTATGTATCAAAACATAGAGGAGTACTCACTTCCTAGTGACTTGATAGATGTAGTAATCATTGTCGGTGGGATTGATTCAAAAGAAAATATTTTCTCCACTCCGCTTTTTAACTACTTAGAGAACTTAAAGTACTCAAATATAGTTTATGTAGGAAGTGAGAAAGAGGCGGATAACTTAGCAAAAAATATAGAAAACCTAGTAATGCTCCCAAATATCATAGATGACAAACTTCATATTATTGAAGAGAATCTAAAAGAGTACCTTACAAATCTTTACCAAGCAGATATAGAGGGAAAAGAGGATATAAAATCTCTTTATGATATTACTTCTAATCAGATATATTCTACTCCGTATATCGTAAATAAAACTCTGCCGCTTATAGATGCAAACTTCTCAGTGGTCGATCCGTTTATACTTATAGATATCGGTGGGGCTACTACCGATATTCACTACTCAAAAGATTTAGTGGATGAGAACATAGTGACGGAAAACGAGTATGACAGACTTGTGTTTAAAAAACTTGGTGTTTACAAGTCAAAAGAGTCCTTGATTTTTGCAGCTAAAAACAATGAGTTTACATACGAGTTACTAACGCATCTAAAAGTTACTGAAAACATCTTTGAAGAGTCAAGCGAAAAAGCACTTAAAGTTTTAATGCAGTTAGCAATCTTTTTAGTACTTACAAAGATGAGCCACTATAAACAAGCATATGTAAACCTGAAACTACTGTCTATAAATTCAATAGTTTTAACGGGTGGAATTACAAAGGTTTTAAATGACGATGAGGTAGCTGATATCATCTCATTTTTTTACAAAAAGATTTTAAATTCAGAACATAACCCGACTGTCGTAATGGATAAAAACTACGATATTTGGACACTGGCAAATAAAGGATAA
- the mnmE gene encoding tRNA uridine-5-carboxymethylaminomethyl(34) synthesis GTPase MnmE, translating into MTTTTTDTITAIATANGIGSIAIIRISGDEALSIAKKLTHKKDLTPRYATLTNVYNHEDELIDESIVIYFKAPFSFTAEDVIEIQCHGGFIVAQSILKAVLASGARLAEAGEFSKRAFFNGRIDLSEAEAIAQLIEAKSEDAAKILAKQMKGSLKEYIEQIRDEIIHILAYSEVSIDYAEEDLPEDLIEQIKDRLNSLKDSLSKTLSASKSREGLMQGFRVAIVGKPNVGKSSLLNSLLAYERAIVSDIAGTTRDTVEEQLKIGTHLIRIVDTAGIREADDEIERIGIERSLEAINSSDIVVALFDNSREIDSEDEKMIDLIETHSENKKVIYVKNKIDLEAKFPQGKIAFDLELNTKSGVEELVELLKSYMDTTNSSDEMMLISHRQISAVENTMANIDEAFMPLEDQELEIFSFHLNEAVKEMASITRPFENDEMLDKMFGSFCLGK; encoded by the coding sequence ATGACTACCACAACAACTGATACGATAACTGCCATTGCAACGGCAAACGGTATAGGCTCAATAGCAATTATCCGCATAAGCGGTGATGAGGCTTTGAGCATAGCCAAAAAACTCACTCATAAAAAAGACCTTACTCCAAGATATGCCACTTTAACAAATGTTTATAACCATGAAGATGAGTTAATTGATGAGTCTATAGTCATATATTTTAAAGCTCCTTTCTCATTTACTGCCGAAGATGTTATAGAGATTCAGTGTCACGGCGGATTTATAGTAGCTCAAAGCATCTTAAAAGCAGTCCTTGCATCAGGAGCTCGACTTGCAGAAGCGGGAGAGTTTTCAAAACGTGCATTTTTTAACGGCAGAATAGATCTAAGTGAAGCAGAAGCGATAGCTCAACTTATAGAAGCTAAAAGTGAAGATGCAGCCAAGATTTTAGCTAAGCAGATGAAAGGTTCACTTAAAGAGTATATTGAGCAGATTCGTGATGAGATTATACATATACTTGCTTATTCTGAGGTTAGCATAGACTATGCAGAAGAAGATTTGCCTGAGGATTTGATAGAGCAGATAAAAGATAGACTAAATTCTCTAAAAGATTCACTCTCTAAAACACTCTCTGCTAGTAAAAGCAGGGAAGGGCTGATGCAGGGTTTCCGCGTAGCTATTGTAGGTAAACCAAATGTCGGTAAAAGTTCTCTTTTAAACTCACTTCTTGCATATGAACGCGCAATTGTGAGTGATATAGCAGGTACTACGCGTGATACTGTAGAAGAGCAGTTAAAGATAGGTACGCACCTGATACGCATCGTAGATACTGCTGGAATTCGTGAAGCCGATGATGAGATAGAACGCATAGGGATTGAGAGAAGTTTAGAAGCTATTAATTCCTCTGATATAGTAGTGGCACTTTTTGACAACTCTCGCGAGATAGATTCTGAAGATGAGAAGATGATAGACCTTATAGAGACTCACTCAGAAAACAAAAAAGTTATTTATGTTAAAAACAAGATAGATTTAGAAGCAAAATTTCCGCAGGGCAAAATAGCCTTTGATTTGGAGCTAAATACTAAAAGCGGAGTTGAAGAGTTAGTTGAGTTGTTAAAGTCTTATATGGATACAACAAACTCATCTGATGAGATGATGCTAATCTCTCATCGTCAAATCTCTGCTGTAGAGAATACAATGGCTAATATAGATGAAGCCTTTATGCCTCTGGAAGATCAAGAGTTGGAGATTTTCTCATTTCATTTAAATGAAGCCGTAAAAGAGATGGCAAGCATCACACGCCCTTTTGAGAACGATGAGATGCTGGATAAGATGTTCGGCTCTTTTTGTTTAGGAAAATAA
- the ruvX gene encoding Holliday junction resolvase RuvX — protein MKYLAIDLGLKRIGLAYSAHAGIVTPLPAIIRKNRNQASDEVKKAIKEWDIDAVVIGIPIGGGSEDEMRRRVEHFMNLVNFEGEVYYQDEANSSLEAEDLIKGEMRHLKDGRIDSISAMIILQRYLGV, from the coding sequence ATGAAGTACCTTGCAATAGATTTGGGTCTTAAAAGAATTGGTCTTGCGTATTCAGCTCATGCCGGCATTGTAACTCCGCTTCCTGCCATCATACGTAAAAATCGTAACCAAGCCAGTGATGAAGTAAAAAAAGCTATAAAAGAGTGGGATATAGATGCAGTAGTTATCGGAATCCCGATTGGTGGAGGCAGTGAAGATGAGATGCGCCGCAGGGTAGAGCACTTTATGAATTTAGTAAATTTTGAAGGTGAAGTATATTACCAAGATGAAGCAAACTCATCACTTGAAGCAGAAGACTTGATAAAGGGTGAGATGAGACATCTAAAAGATGGCAGAATAGATTCTATATCTGCCATGATAATACTTCAAAGGTATTTGGGAGTTTAA
- a CDS encoding Jag N-terminal domain-containing protein, translated as MIKIEALTLEEAYSQAATKLECSVTELKIEVVQVPSKGLLGLFKKPAVIVAAVDTQKISSILEKNEKPKETPKKQKIKKEKKPQETSTHNIYNDTIMPESFVSTQDEEYDEDYIDDEIDEEAYEEIIKEAEEENHEQTMDINEIVDEVKSDINKLFESICFDIDEISVSAYDDNTLLIEFTGTDAALLIGKEGYRYKALSYMIFNWINAKYQVGLRLEIAEFLKNQEESVTRYLEGVHENVDRDGRAQTKILDGVLVQIALKELRNSYPDKYVAIRTTRDGLKYIIINDYHNN; from the coding sequence ATGATTAAAATAGAAGCATTAACGCTTGAGGAAGCTTATTCACAAGCGGCTACAAAGTTAGAATGTTCTGTTACCGAATTAAAAATCGAAGTTGTCCAAGTTCCCTCTAAGGGTTTACTTGGATTATTTAAAAAGCCCGCAGTTATAGTAGCGGCAGTAGATACACAAAAAATATCTTCAATATTAGAGAAAAACGAAAAACCTAAAGAAACCCCTAAAAAACAAAAAATAAAAAAAGAAAAAAAACCTCAAGAAACTAGCACTCATAATATTTACAATGACACGATTATGCCGGAATCTTTTGTTAGTACTCAAGATGAAGAGTATGATGAAGATTATATAGATGATGAGATAGATGAAGAAGCTTATGAAGAGATTATAAAAGAAGCTGAAGAAGAAAATCACGAACAAACTATGGACATTAATGAAATTGTAGATGAAGTAAAAAGTGATATAAACAAGCTTTTTGAAAGTATATGTTTTGATATTGACGAGATATCTGTCAGTGCATATGACGACAATACTCTTCTTATAGAGTTTACGGGTACGGATGCCGCACTTTTAATCGGTAAAGAGGGTTACAGGTATAAAGCTCTTTCATACATGATATTCAATTGGATAAATGCGAAATACCAAGTCGGACTTCGTTTAGAGATAGCAGAATTTTTGAAAAATCAAGAAGAGTCCGTAACACGTTATTTAGAAGGTGTACATGAAAATGTAGATCGTGACGGTAGGGCACAGACTAAGATACTTGACGGTGTCCTTGTTCAGATAGCTCTTAAAGAGTTACGCAACTCTTACCCTGATAAATACGTAGCTATCCGTACAACACGTGATGGATTAAAATATATCATAATAAATGACTACCACAACAACTGA